The following proteins come from a genomic window of Synechococcus sp. BIOS-E4-1:
- the dnaN gene encoding DNA polymerase III subunit beta: MKLVCSQTELNAALQLVSRAVAARPTHPVLANVLLTADAGTDRLSLTGFDLNLGIQTSLAATVETSGAVTLPARLFGEIVSRLSSDSPITLVTDEVGEQVELTSLSGSYQMRGMPADDFPELPLVENGTALKLDPAALVKALRSTLFASSSDEAKQLLTGVHLRFDRTSLEAASTDGHRLAVLSVDDALQDPLALSDQEASEDPGLAVTLPARSLREVERLMAGWKGTDAVSLFCESGQVVVLAADQMVTSRTLEGTYPNYRQLIPDSFNRTLDLDRRAFVASLERIAVLADQHNNVVRIGSDPEKGLVQISADAQDVGSGSESLSAQIEGDPVQIAFNVRYVLDGLKAMDSERVRLQCNAPTTPAILSPSDDASGLTYLVMPVQIRS; the protein is encoded by the coding sequence ATGAAACTGGTTTGTTCCCAAACGGAACTCAACGCTGCCCTGCAACTGGTCAGCAGAGCGGTTGCCGCACGACCAACCCATCCGGTGCTTGCCAACGTGCTGCTGACCGCGGATGCGGGAACGGATCGTTTGAGCCTCACTGGTTTTGACCTCAATCTGGGTATTCAGACGTCTCTGGCCGCGACTGTTGAAACCAGTGGTGCGGTGACCCTGCCGGCGCGACTTTTCGGCGAAATCGTGTCCCGTCTTTCCAGTGATTCACCCATCACCCTTGTCACCGATGAAGTCGGAGAACAGGTGGAACTGACCAGTTTGAGTGGCAGCTATCAGATGCGCGGCATGCCTGCTGATGATTTTCCGGAGCTGCCTCTGGTCGAGAACGGCACAGCGCTCAAACTGGATCCAGCAGCCCTTGTCAAGGCACTGCGCAGCACGCTGTTTGCCAGCAGTTCCGACGAAGCCAAGCAGCTGCTCACCGGGGTGCATCTGCGTTTTGATCGGACCAGTCTTGAGGCGGCTTCCACCGATGGGCATCGTCTGGCCGTGCTCAGCGTTGATGATGCACTTCAGGATCCTCTTGCTCTTTCCGACCAGGAAGCTTCCGAAGATCCTGGCCTTGCTGTCACCCTGCCGGCTCGTTCTCTGCGGGAGGTTGAACGTCTGATGGCGGGATGGAAAGGAACAGACGCTGTCAGTCTCTTTTGCGAAAGCGGTCAAGTGGTGGTTCTGGCCGCTGATCAGATGGTTACCAGTCGCACGCTAGAGGGCACCTATCCCAATTACCGCCAGCTGATTCCTGACTCGTTTAACCGCACGCTGGATCTTGATCGTCGGGCCTTCGTGGCTTCACTCGAACGCATTGCCGTCTTGGCTGATCAGCACAACAACGTTGTTCGCATCGGCAGTGATCCTGAAAAGGGTCTGGTTCAGATCAGTGCCGATGCTCAGGATGTAGGCAGTGGTTCAGAGTCTCTATCGGCTCAAATCGAGGGTGACCCCGTTCAGATCGCATTCAATGTGCGTTATGTGCTGGATGGTCTGAAAGCAATGGATTCGGAACGCGTTCGCCTGCAGTGCAACGCCCCAACAACCCCAGCCATCCTTTCACCGTCCGATGATGCTTCGGGACTCACCTATCTGGTGATGCCTGTTCAGATTCGCTCCTGA
- a CDS encoding RNA methyltransferase: MTLPDPLLLSDLLRHRVRCDQGLDHGIGVMAWMHPPVHRLLGWVSRPSALRNSRTVWRLDQCRGLDDQQVFVKGAPSEIDQLTLERLPTLLDADLLDADGARLGQVADLAFVPSTGEILHYLVSRSDPRLPGSSRWRLTPDRIVDQQPGLVSTGLRDLDDLPEARASVRQDLVRRSRHWREQLQHFGDRAGERLEGWLEEHPWDEHLSRRDLDEPDVRSQAVDSDPLQDWDDDDWIDREPAMRNRRPVESDGDPWI; the protein is encoded by the coding sequence TTGACGCTGCCTGATCCACTGCTGCTCAGTGATCTGCTGAGACACCGTGTGCGCTGTGATCAGGGACTTGATCACGGCATTGGGGTGATGGCCTGGATGCATCCTCCGGTGCATCGCCTGTTGGGTTGGGTCAGCCGTCCTTCCGCCCTGCGCAACTCCCGCACGGTCTGGAGACTTGATCAGTGTCGTGGCCTTGATGATCAGCAGGTGTTTGTGAAGGGGGCACCTTCAGAAATTGATCAGCTCACCCTTGAGCGGCTTCCAACCCTGCTTGATGCAGACTTGCTTGATGCCGATGGAGCGCGCCTTGGCCAGGTTGCTGACCTTGCTTTTGTGCCCTCCACCGGTGAGATTCTGCATTACCTGGTGTCTCGCAGCGATCCACGTCTGCCAGGAAGCAGCCGCTGGCGGCTGACGCCTGATCGCATCGTTGATCAGCAGCCAGGACTGGTCTCGACTGGTCTCCGTGATCTGGATGATCTTCCCGAAGCACGCGCCAGTGTTCGTCAGGATCTCGTCCGCAGGTCCCGTCACTGGCGTGAGCAGTTGCAGCATTTCGGTGATCGTGCCGGCGAACGGCTCGAGGGTTGGTTGGAGGAACACCCATGGGATGAACACCTATCTCGGCGTGATCTGGATGAGCCTGATGTTCGCTCCCAAGCCGTGGATTCAGATCCACTGCAGGATTGGGATGACGATGACTGGATCGATCGTGAGCCGGCCATGCGAAACCGCCGGCCTGTGGAATCAGATGGAGATCCCTGGATCTGA
- the purL gene encoding phosphoribosylformylglycinamidine synthase subunit PurL, producing MVQSSSVAETFDVAAALRQEGLTQQDYVEIQRRLGRDPNRAELGMFGVMWSEHCCYRNSRPLLSGFPTEGPRILVGPGENAGVVDLGEGHRLAFKIESHNHPSAVEPFQGAATGVGGILRDIFTMGARPIALLNALRFGPLDDPANVGLMQGVVAGIAHYGNCVGVPTVGGEVAFDPSYSGNPLVNAMALGLMETDDIVKSGASGVGNPVVYVGSTTGRDGMGGASFASAELSSASLDDRPAVQVGDPFLEKGLIEACLEAFQSGDVVAAQDMGAAGLTCSCSEMAAKGDLGIELDLDKVPAREQGMTAYEYLLSESQERMLFVVRAGREEPLMERFRRWGLQAAVVGRVLADPVVRVLQAGVVAAEVPSRALAEDTPINHHDLLSEPPAEIQELWRWSEADLPLPSHGHDWSQSLLRLLDDPTIASKRWVHRQYDQQVLANTVVSSGSADAAVVRLRPQQGEGSLDASAKGVAATVDCPNRWVALDPERGAQAAVAEAARNLSCVGAEPLAVTDNLNFPSPETPRGYWQLAKACRGISDACRALNTPVTGGNVSLYNEIKQDDGSLQPIHPTPVIGMVGGVDDIATVIGLGWRQAQDPIYLIGVGADDAESLCLGLAGSAYQQLMTGTLAGRPPLTDLAMEAKVGRLVREAITRGLLGSAHDCSDGGLGVALAESSIASGLGIEIDLSVQGVRLDRVLFAEGGSRIVVSVKVDCVGQWEALLAEADDLPITRIGVVTEHPGLRVCVDQDPCLNLDIEQCRSAYNSALPRRMDGVAEVGE from the coding sequence GTGGTCCAGTCTTCTTCTGTGGCCGAGACGTTTGATGTCGCCGCCGCCCTCCGCCAGGAAGGGCTCACACAGCAGGATTACGTCGAAATCCAGCGTCGGCTGGGGCGGGACCCCAATCGGGCTGAACTCGGCATGTTCGGAGTGATGTGGTCAGAGCACTGCTGTTATCGCAATTCCAGGCCGCTGCTCAGTGGTTTTCCGACGGAGGGGCCTCGCATCCTGGTGGGGCCTGGTGAGAATGCTGGTGTGGTCGATCTTGGAGAAGGTCATCGGCTTGCCTTCAAGATCGAGAGCCACAACCATCCCTCAGCCGTGGAGCCCTTTCAAGGAGCAGCGACAGGTGTTGGTGGAATTCTGCGGGACATCTTCACCATGGGTGCCCGTCCGATCGCTCTGCTGAATGCCTTGCGTTTCGGTCCCCTGGATGATCCCGCCAACGTTGGACTGATGCAGGGTGTGGTAGCTGGCATTGCCCACTACGGCAATTGCGTGGGTGTCCCGACCGTGGGTGGTGAAGTGGCTTTTGATCCCTCCTACAGCGGCAATCCTCTGGTCAATGCGATGGCTCTCGGTTTGATGGAGACCGACGACATTGTCAAATCAGGAGCCTCAGGGGTTGGTAATCCCGTGGTTTACGTGGGCAGCACCACCGGTCGTGATGGCATGGGTGGAGCCAGTTTTGCCAGCGCTGAGCTGAGTTCCGCTTCTCTGGATGATCGTCCAGCAGTGCAGGTGGGAGATCCCTTTCTGGAAAAGGGGTTGATTGAAGCCTGTTTGGAGGCTTTTCAGAGCGGTGACGTGGTCGCCGCTCAGGACATGGGTGCTGCCGGCCTCACCTGTAGCTGTTCGGAGATGGCAGCCAAAGGAGATCTGGGAATCGAGCTTGATCTCGACAAGGTCCCTGCGCGTGAGCAGGGCATGACCGCCTACGAATATCTGTTGTCTGAATCGCAGGAGCGCATGCTTTTCGTGGTGCGTGCTGGCCGCGAAGAGCCTCTGATGGAGCGTTTCCGGCGCTGGGGTCTGCAGGCGGCTGTGGTGGGTCGCGTCCTGGCTGACCCTGTGGTTCGGGTGCTTCAGGCAGGCGTTGTGGCTGCTGAAGTTCCTTCGAGGGCTTTGGCGGAAGACACGCCGATCAATCACCATGATTTGCTCAGTGAGCCCCCTGCTGAGATTCAGGAGCTATGGCGCTGGTCGGAAGCGGATCTTCCCCTCCCAAGCCATGGCCATGACTGGAGCCAGAGTCTTTTGCGTTTGTTGGATGATCCCACGATTGCGAGCAAACGCTGGGTGCATCGTCAGTACGACCAGCAGGTTCTGGCGAACACCGTGGTGTCTTCCGGATCTGCAGACGCAGCTGTGGTCAGACTGCGCCCGCAGCAGGGTGAAGGATCACTGGATGCCTCAGCCAAGGGAGTGGCTGCAACGGTGGATTGTCCCAACCGCTGGGTTGCACTGGATCCTGAACGGGGTGCTCAGGCCGCTGTCGCCGAAGCAGCACGCAACCTGAGCTGTGTTGGCGCTGAACCTCTTGCCGTCACAGACAATCTCAATTTTCCTTCTCCTGAAACCCCAAGGGGCTACTGGCAGCTTGCCAAGGCATGCCGCGGTATCTCGGATGCCTGCAGAGCTCTCAACACTCCCGTGACCGGTGGCAATGTCTCGCTGTACAACGAGATCAAACAAGATGACGGCAGCCTTCAGCCGATCCACCCCACGCCCGTGATCGGCATGGTGGGTGGTGTCGACGACATCGCGACCGTGATTGGTCTGGGATGGCGACAGGCTCAGGATCCCATCTATCTGATTGGTGTCGGCGCTGATGATGCCGAGTCTCTTTGCCTGGGCCTGGCAGGTAGTGCCTATCAACAACTGATGACAGGGACTCTGGCTGGTCGCCCACCTCTGACGGATCTTGCGATGGAGGCCAAGGTTGGCCGCCTCGTGCGTGAGGCCATCACTCGCGGTCTGCTGGGCTCAGCCCATGACTGCAGCGATGGCGGACTCGGCGTGGCTTTGGCGGAATCTTCCATTGCTTCGGGTCTCGGAATCGAGATCGACCTCAGTGTTCAGGGTGTGCGTTTGGATCGCGTTCTCTTTGCGGAAGGCGGGAGTCGGATCGTGGTGTCGGTGAAGGTCGATTGCGTTGGGCAATGGGAAGCGCTGTTAGCTGAGGCGGACGATCTGCCAATCACTCGGATTGGTGTTGTGACTGAACATCCTGGCCTGCGGGTTTGTGTTGATCAGGACCCTTGCCTGAATCTGGACATTGAGCAATGTCGTTCTGCCTACAACAGTGCACTACCTCGTCGAATGGATGGCGTCGCGGAGGTTGGTGAATGA
- the purF gene encoding amidophosphoribosyltransferase, translating into MCGIIGVFSADSVNQQIYDNLLLLQHRGQDSAGIVTMDNYTFHVHKQRGRVREAFRTRDMRKLLGNVGIGHVRYATSGAAAAEDEVQPFYVNAPYGITFVHNGNLTNTSQLEQDLFKIDRRHTNSSSDTEMLVNVLATEIQSHLTGPDLSPDQLFDAVSSLHRRVKGSYAAIALISGRGLLAFRDPFGIRPLILGRRSAKNGRDEWIVASESLVIENSGYEIVRDVEPGEAIFIDFDFNLHQRQCARSSQLVPCAFEYVYLARPDSVMNGISVYETRLRMGDLLAKTISDALPAGDIDVVMPIPDSARPSAMQVAKQLGIEYREGFYKNRYVGRTFIMPGQAERKKSVRQKLNALGTEFAGKNVLIVDDSIVRGTTSREIVQMARDAGANQVTFTSAAPPVRFPNVYGINMPTRGELLAHGRTIDQIADVLAADHVVYQSVDNLKKSIVQGTNIEDLEMSCFDGYYVTGDIDENYFEWLEGNCSS; encoded by the coding sequence ATGTGTGGAATTATCGGAGTTTTTTCTGCTGATTCTGTTAATCAGCAGATCTATGACAACCTTCTGCTGCTTCAGCATCGTGGACAGGATTCTGCGGGAATCGTCACGATGGATAACTATACATTTCACGTCCATAAACAACGTGGCAGGGTTCGCGAAGCATTCCGAACGCGTGACATGCGCAAACTTCTTGGCAATGTCGGCATTGGACATGTTCGCTACGCCACCAGTGGGGCTGCTGCAGCTGAAGATGAAGTTCAGCCATTTTATGTCAACGCTCCTTATGGAATCACCTTTGTCCATAATGGCAATCTGACCAACACAAGTCAGCTCGAACAAGATCTTTTCAAGATTGATCGACGACATACCAACTCGTCCAGCGACACGGAGATGTTGGTGAATGTTCTTGCCACTGAGATCCAATCCCATCTCACTGGTCCTGATCTTTCTCCAGATCAGCTGTTTGATGCCGTGTCATCTCTGCATCGCAGGGTGAAGGGCTCATACGCAGCGATTGCTCTGATTTCAGGCCGTGGCCTTCTTGCTTTTCGTGATCCTTTTGGAATCAGACCTTTGATTCTTGGTCGCAGGTCTGCAAAAAATGGACGGGATGAATGGATTGTTGCGAGTGAATCACTCGTGATCGAAAACAGTGGTTATGAAATTGTTCGTGATGTTGAACCTGGAGAAGCGATCTTTATTGATTTTGATTTTAATCTCCATCAACGTCAGTGTGCTCGGTCTTCCCAGCTTGTTCCCTGTGCTTTTGAATACGTTTATCTGGCAAGGCCAGATTCTGTTATGAACGGAATTTCTGTTTACGAAACTCGTTTGCGTATGGGTGATCTGCTTGCAAAAACAATATCTGACGCATTACCAGCTGGTGACATTGATGTTGTGATGCCTATACCCGATTCAGCAAGGCCTTCTGCAATGCAGGTTGCTAAACAGCTTGGTATTGAATATCGCGAAGGTTTTTATAAGAACCGCTATGTGGGTCGTACATTCATCATGCCAGGACAGGCAGAAAGGAAAAAATCAGTCCGTCAAAAACTGAATGCGTTAGGTACTGAATTCGCCGGAAAAAATGTTCTAATCGTGGACGATTCAATTGTTCGTGGCACGACCTCGAGGGAAATTGTGCAGATGGCACGAGATGCTGGAGCGAATCAGGTCACGTTCACATCGGCTGCACCCCCTGTTCGCTTTCCCAATGTGTATGGAATCAACATGCCCACAAGAGGTGAACTCTTGGCCCATGGTCGTACGATCGACCAAATTGCAGATGTGCTTGCTGCGGACCATGTTGTTTATCAGAGCGTTGATAATCTCAAGAAAAGTATTGTTCAAGGGACTAATATCGAGGATCTTGAGATGTCCTGTTTTGACGGTTACTATGTGACTGGAGATATTGATGAGAACTACTTTGAGTGGTTGGAAGGAAACTGCAGTTCCTGA
- a CDS encoding DNA topoisomerase (ATP-hydrolyzing) subunit A, producing the protein MAEERVQPIALHHEMQRSYLEYAMSVIVGRALPDVRDGLKPVQRRILYAMHELGLTPDRPYRKCARVVGDVLGKYHPHGDQAVYDALVRQVQTFSSRHPLLDGHGNFGSVDDDPPAAMRYTETRLAPIAHEALLDEIGDDTVDFAANFDGSQQEPTVLPAQLPFLLLNGCAGIAVGMATSIPPHNLGEVVDGLVALVRKPDLSDEKLLALIPGPDFPTGGEVLLGSGIRDTYLRGRGSIPMRGVAHVEEVQPGKGKHKRNAVIVTELPYQLSKAGWIEKLAEQVNDGKIGGIADIRDESDREGMRIVVELRRDAETDTVLKDLQRRTSLQSNFGAILLALVDGQPRQLSLRRMLQTFLEYRELTLIRRTTHALRKTEDRLEVVEGLITALASLQKVIAMIQEARDASTARASLMVQLDLSERQADAVLAMPLRRLTGLEQESLRQEAEELRAERQRLRLLLDNREQLLDALVQELRQLKKRFATPRRTRLVEGGDHLLAERAANQRPNAELQRRQALDALPPESRILIQTDGQVKVVSPQLLGRLHLSEPVGLGDEPSPARLILPINPAPRLLALTASGRIALVRWEFAGQQPGGLERFLPTALEGETVINLLRLPQVDDQETNSRMSLGLLTTDGRFKRLPLDEIQELSGRAATILKLKEGVSLLSAAICEQGGTVALLSDIGRILCLPVEEQCLPLMGKLAQGPMTMRMLPRENLVGAVSQPAASSSSESTNSGEVLIGTNNGDLIRLSLNDLRRCKRGDLGEIAVKVSGDGKENVRLVSVCESADLVGVVTNKGRHARIQNTTISTDCNQPTQLTFKGDETLVQLVPLLS; encoded by the coding sequence ATGGCCGAGGAGCGCGTTCAACCGATCGCCCTGCATCACGAGATGCAGCGCTCCTATCTCGAGTACGCGATGAGCGTGATCGTGGGCAGGGCATTGCCGGATGTCCGTGACGGTCTCAAACCGGTGCAACGCCGCATCCTTTACGCGATGCACGAGCTTGGCCTCACACCGGATCGCCCTTACCGCAAGTGCGCCCGCGTCGTCGGCGACGTTCTCGGCAAATATCACCCCCATGGTGATCAGGCGGTCTACGACGCCCTTGTCAGACAGGTCCAGACCTTTTCAAGCCGCCACCCGCTGCTGGACGGCCACGGCAACTTCGGTTCCGTGGACGATGACCCTCCTGCAGCCATGCGTTACACCGAAACACGACTGGCACCAATCGCCCACGAGGCACTACTCGATGAGATCGGCGACGACACGGTCGATTTCGCTGCCAACTTCGATGGATCCCAACAGGAACCGACGGTCCTGCCGGCACAGCTGCCGTTTCTGCTCCTGAACGGCTGTGCCGGCATTGCGGTGGGGATGGCCACGAGCATTCCTCCCCACAACCTGGGTGAAGTGGTGGATGGCCTGGTGGCGCTGGTGCGAAAACCGGACCTAAGCGATGAAAAATTGCTGGCTCTGATCCCAGGTCCTGATTTCCCCACAGGCGGAGAGGTGCTGCTGGGCAGTGGAATCCGCGACACCTATCTCCGTGGTCGAGGCAGCATTCCGATGCGCGGCGTCGCCCATGTGGAGGAGGTGCAGCCAGGAAAAGGCAAACACAAGCGCAACGCGGTCATTGTCACTGAGCTGCCCTATCAACTCAGCAAGGCTGGCTGGATCGAAAAGCTTGCTGAACAGGTCAACGACGGAAAGATCGGTGGCATTGCCGACATTCGCGATGAAAGCGACCGCGAAGGAATGCGGATTGTGGTGGAACTGAGGCGAGACGCCGAGACGGACACCGTTCTGAAAGACCTGCAACGCCGCACGTCCCTGCAAAGCAATTTCGGGGCGATCCTGCTGGCACTGGTGGACGGTCAACCACGGCAGCTGTCACTGCGGCGAATGCTGCAGACCTTCCTGGAATATCGGGAACTGACGCTGATTCGTCGGACCACCCATGCCCTGCGCAAAACAGAAGACCGGCTCGAGGTCGTGGAGGGCCTGATCACAGCGCTGGCTTCCTTGCAGAAGGTCATCGCCATGATTCAGGAGGCGCGTGATGCATCCACAGCACGAGCGAGCCTGATGGTGCAGCTGGATCTGAGCGAGCGTCAGGCTGACGCGGTTCTGGCCATGCCATTGCGGCGGCTGACGGGCCTGGAACAGGAGAGCCTGCGCCAGGAAGCTGAGGAACTGCGAGCTGAACGGCAGAGACTGAGGCTCTTACTGGACAATCGTGAGCAGCTGCTGGATGCCCTGGTTCAGGAGCTCCGCCAACTGAAAAAACGTTTTGCCACTCCACGCCGAACACGTCTCGTGGAAGGAGGCGATCACCTGCTGGCGGAACGAGCTGCAAACCAGCGCCCCAATGCCGAACTGCAACGCCGTCAAGCCCTTGACGCCCTGCCACCTGAATCGCGGATCCTGATCCAGACCGACGGTCAGGTGAAGGTCGTGAGCCCCCAGCTGCTGGGCCGCTTGCATCTGAGCGAACCGGTTGGTTTGGGCGATGAACCTTCTCCGGCACGACTGATCCTGCCGATCAACCCTGCACCGAGACTTCTTGCACTCACCGCCAGTGGTCGCATTGCCCTTGTGCGCTGGGAGTTTGCAGGTCAGCAACCTGGTGGACTGGAGCGTTTCCTGCCCACCGCCCTGGAAGGCGAAACAGTGATCAACCTGCTTCGGCTTCCCCAAGTCGATGACCAAGAAACCAACAGCCGCATGTCTCTAGGTCTGCTGACCACGGATGGCCGTTTCAAGAGACTTCCTTTGGATGAGATTCAGGAGCTCTCAGGTCGTGCCGCCACCATCCTGAAACTGAAGGAAGGCGTATCTCTGCTTTCAGCAGCCATCTGCGAGCAAGGCGGAACGGTGGCTTTGCTGAGCGACATCGGTCGAATTCTCTGCCTGCCGGTTGAAGAGCAATGCCTGCCCTTGATGGGCAAGTTGGCCCAGGGTCCAATGACCATGCGCATGCTCCCCAGAGAAAACCTTGTGGGAGCCGTTAGCCAACCGGCCGCAAGCAGCAGCTCCGAATCAACAAACAGCGGAGAAGTGCTGATCGGAACCAACAACGGAGATCTGATTCGCCTCTCCCTCAATGACCTGCGCAGATGCAAACGCGGGGATCTTGGAGAGATCGCTGTGAAAGTGAGTGGCGACGGCAAGGAAAATGTTCGCCTTGTCTCAGTCTGTGAAAGCGCGGATCTGGTCGGTGTGGTCACCAACAAAGGACGGCATGCCCGGATCCAGAACACAACTATCAGCACGGATTGCAATCAACCCACGCAGCTAACATTCAAAGGAGACGAAACACTGGTCCAGCTTGTTCCTCTTCTTAGTTGA
- a CDS encoding tetratricopeptide repeat protein: protein MITMLTGTVGALSAAPVRALTPYVYTPSSQELEGAGVGIGRTAAQLLRLGQPEEAASLAALAVRLQPNDERLWSVLAEAQLRSDQLKAAAGSLAKAKALKPGKAGLWFAEASIALRDERPEDAISLLDEGLRLDPKNAGAYFDLGNAHVMQSDLRKALKSFEQATSIKPSFWEALNNQALVLFEMGNTPEAIKRWRSVLSIKRNPEPMLALAAALNQQTPGDAESIELARKALSEDPNYVLPGHQENQLWGPKLRQATDVLLTTPSLRAAVERAEANADPKSAE, encoded by the coding sequence ATGATCACGATGCTGACAGGAACCGTTGGAGCTCTGAGTGCTGCACCGGTCAGGGCTCTGACTCCCTATGTGTACACACCCAGCTCCCAGGAACTGGAAGGTGCCGGCGTCGGCATCGGTCGTACGGCTGCCCAATTGCTGCGCCTGGGGCAACCGGAGGAAGCAGCAAGTCTCGCTGCGCTGGCCGTCAGGCTCCAGCCCAATGACGAACGACTGTGGTCGGTTCTGGCTGAAGCGCAGCTGCGCAGTGACCAGCTCAAAGCGGCCGCTGGATCGCTGGCCAAGGCCAAAGCACTGAAACCTGGAAAAGCAGGACTGTGGTTCGCAGAAGCTTCGATTGCGCTGCGCGACGAGCGTCCGGAAGACGCCATCTCACTTCTCGATGAAGGTCTGCGACTGGACCCCAAAAATGCCGGTGCCTACTTTGATCTCGGTAATGCCCACGTCATGCAGTCGGACCTGAGAAAAGCTCTGAAGTCTTTTGAACAGGCCACATCGATCAAACCCAGCTTCTGGGAAGCCCTGAACAACCAGGCTCTTGTGCTGTTCGAAATGGGCAACACACCCGAAGCCATCAAACGCTGGCGTTCTGTGCTGTCGATCAAACGCAACCCAGAGCCAATGCTGGCTCTGGCCGCTGCACTGAATCAACAGACTCCCGGCGATGCTGAGTCGATTGAACTGGCACGCAAGGCGCTCTCTGAAGACCCCAACTATGTGCTTCCAGGGCATCAGGAGAATCAACTCTGGGGCCCCAAACTTCGCCAGGCGACTGATGTTCTGCTGACGACACCCAGCCTCAGAGCAGCCGTCGAACGCGCTGAAGCCAACGCCGATCCCAAATCGGCTGAGTGA
- the queG gene encoding tRNA epoxyqueuosine(34) reductase QueG, with the protein MNDPANVAELSLALKQRAREEGFDPVGIASLPGSQRLQMRTAALQRWLEAGHQADMNWMAAPRRLSAASLLEGAQSILAVGLNYHVAAERQPERLAVARYAWGRDYHRVVNQRLRRVGRWLETIRPNCLWRVCVDAEPLLDKAWAEEAGLGWIGKHSNVIHARRGSWMVIGHLITTEQLQADQPAKARCGQCRACIEACPTSAITEPFVVDARRCIAFHTLENRNPDLPAAMVEAMGPWVAGCDICQDVCPFNQGMIPSSDDPDVQPRPWLLDLKAEQIQSWTDEDWDERLRGSALRRIKPWMWRRNAAAASPDNPPSVS; encoded by the coding sequence TTGAATGATCCAGCCAACGTTGCAGAGCTGAGCCTGGCCCTCAAGCAGCGGGCCAGGGAAGAGGGATTCGACCCCGTTGGCATCGCCTCACTGCCAGGCAGCCAACGGTTGCAAATGCGGACCGCCGCATTGCAGCGCTGGCTGGAAGCGGGCCACCAGGCGGATATGAACTGGATGGCGGCACCGCGGCGGCTTTCAGCAGCAAGCCTGCTGGAAGGCGCCCAGAGCATCCTGGCGGTGGGCTTGAACTATCACGTTGCTGCCGAGCGCCAACCAGAGCGTCTGGCGGTTGCCCGCTACGCCTGGGGAAGGGATTACCACAGGGTGGTGAATCAGCGACTTCGACGGGTCGGCCGCTGGCTGGAAACAATCCGACCTAATTGTCTCTGGCGCGTCTGCGTGGATGCTGAACCACTGCTTGATAAAGCCTGGGCGGAAGAGGCAGGGCTTGGCTGGATTGGCAAACACAGCAACGTGATCCATGCCAGAAGAGGCTCATGGATGGTGATCGGTCATCTGATCACGACGGAACAACTCCAGGCCGATCAACCAGCCAAAGCACGATGCGGGCAATGTCGCGCCTGCATCGAAGCCTGTCCCACCAGTGCGATCACGGAACCCTTTGTTGTGGATGCACGGCGCTGCATCGCTTTTCACACTCTGGAAAACCGCAATCCGGACCTGCCCGCTGCCATGGTCGAAGCCATGGGTCCCTGGGTCGCAGGATGTGACATCTGCCAGGACGTCTGCCCGTTTAACCAGGGCATGATTCCATCCAGCGATGATCCCGATGTGCAACCGAGACCCTGGTTGCTGGACCTCAAAGCCGAGCAGATCCAGAGCTGGACGGATGAAGACTGGGATGAGCGGCTGCGGGGATCGGCTCTGCGCCGGATCAAACCCTGGATGTGGAGACGCAATGCAGCTGCAGCTAGTCCAGACAATCCCCCTAGTGTGAGCTGA
- a CDS encoding HpsJ family protein — MSAPSQDSSLRAAPLLRWLGITLVLLLALQIGVVLSAADWSDGVFQQLLIERLVSQAPMGFVGLLLMLIGSRLDHPQQLRTPIRWVVCIISAVLAVVMIAVVPLGITGNQSLMGEADQTLEQRRSQLEMARQQSANPENVKVLGEQLAQAGQLPADATEEDKIQAAQTFIDKQLSQMTEQIQQAERQRDLTINQRFFGGTISAAVLAVALVLLALGAVL; from the coding sequence GTGTCAGCTCCCTCCCAAGACTCCTCTTTGCGTGCCGCGCCCTTGTTGCGCTGGTTGGGAATCACGTTGGTGCTTCTGCTCGCATTACAGATCGGAGTTGTTCTCAGTGCGGCGGATTGGAGCGATGGTGTTTTTCAACAGCTACTGATTGAACGCCTTGTGAGCCAGGCTCCGATGGGTTTCGTCGGTTTGCTGTTGATGCTGATTGGGTCCCGTCTGGATCACCCGCAGCAGCTCCGCACACCGATTCGCTGGGTCGTCTGCATCATTTCCGCAGTTCTCGCCGTGGTGATGATCGCAGTGGTTCCGCTTGGAATCACAGGGAATCAGTCTTTGATGGGAGAGGCCGATCAGACCCTTGAGCAAAGGCGCAGTCAGTTGGAAATGGCCCGTCAGCAGTCGGCGAATCCAGAGAATGTGAAGGTTCTCGGTGAGCAATTGGCCCAGGCAGGTCAGCTTCCAGCTGATGCCACCGAGGAGGACAAGATTCAGGCTGCCCAGACGTTCATTGATAAACAGCTGTCACAGATGACTGAGCAGATTCAGCAGGCTGAACGCCAGCGTGATCTCACGATCAATCAGCGTTTCTTCGGCGGCACCATCAGTGCTGCAGTGCTTGCAGTGGCACTGGTCTTGCTTGCTCTCGGCGCTGTCCTCTGA